Proteins found in one Sporichthyaceae bacterium genomic segment:
- a CDS encoding MBL fold metallo-hydrolase — translation MSGWTGGAVSERAHCVLAPNPSPMTLDGTNTWVLADPGGRQSVVIDPGPLDEGHLAAVLARATEGDRSVGLVIVTHRHPDHTEGAARFAELAQAPVRAVEPEFRERGGGGLVEGERIAVDGLDLQVLATPGHTSDSVTLLLPADRAILTGDTVLGRGTTVVAHPDGKLADYLASLERLHAMTPEPVSVVYPGHGAVLPHAGEAIAFYLKHRQERLDQVRAAVAAGDRTSRQVVERVYADVDPVLWPYAEWSVAAQLEYLGVGA, via the coding sequence GTGAGCGGGTGGACCGGCGGCGCGGTCAGCGAGCGCGCGCACTGCGTGCTCGCGCCCAACCCGAGCCCGATGACGCTGGACGGCACCAATACCTGGGTGCTGGCCGATCCGGGCGGGCGACAGTCGGTGGTGATCGACCCGGGGCCGTTGGACGAGGGGCACCTGGCCGCGGTGCTGGCGCGGGCCACGGAGGGCGACCGTTCGGTGGGCCTGGTGATTGTGACGCATCGGCACCCCGATCACACCGAGGGCGCGGCGCGGTTCGCCGAGTTGGCGCAGGCCCCGGTGCGCGCGGTGGAGCCGGAGTTCCGGGAACGCGGCGGCGGCGGACTGGTCGAGGGCGAGCGCATTGCTGTCGACGGCCTGGATCTGCAGGTGCTGGCCACGCCGGGGCACACCTCGGATTCGGTGACCCTGCTGTTGCCCGCGGACCGGGCGATCCTCACCGGGGACACCGTGCTCGGCCGGGGCACCACGGTGGTCGCGCACCCGGACGGGAAGCTCGCCGACTACCTGGCATCGCTGGAGCGGCTGCACGCGATGACCCCGGAGCCGGTGTCCGTCGTCTACCCCGGTCACGGGGCCGTGCTGCCGCACGCCGGCGAAGCAATTGCGTTCTACCTGAAGCACCGTCAGGAGCGGCTGGATCAGGTGCGCGCCGCGGTTGCGGCGGGCGACCGAACGTCCCGGCAGGTGGTCGAACGCGTTTACGCCGACGTCGATCCGGTGTTGTGGCCGTACGCCGAATGGTCGGTGGCGGCCCAACTGGAGTATCTCGGCGTCGGCGCCTGA
- a CDS encoding Ig-like domain-containing protein, whose translation MERHSARRSALLTAGVTGLILIGTGVPAWAFWSQPPSDAVVRTTATAMGTPRGGVSAVVTLRLVGLPVAGHLHFTITDPPATGPTPLSYRVTRLNGSTVCTIVSPATSCDGPTTLIPDVLGVYRVVAVRYQWESRHPAFVSVLSSIFTNGLSVGLTADAGGADAEVGGPMSLAVPGTPTLMAADDTGVEDDSVSNAAAPRVTGTADPDSTVRLTAGNTEVGRGTADDKGHYKIPVTLGDGDHAVIASTVQDGISSPGSASSDVVVDRSGPDLKVKAVGSGDDAKVTGTVGRDAGDQPTVTIQADNGAVVDATPTVDADGSFATAIKLKSGTTKVRVTQQDEAGNQTVRTVSFDGPDPAPAKNDPPPPATDASAPKKDDVTKDSTGSTNSGQDVPAATSTGGKAEDDPAPAQPADTSSTGKDAD comes from the coding sequence ATGGAGCGTCACAGCGCACGCCGATCGGCGTTGCTCACCGCCGGCGTGACCGGCCTGATTCTTATCGGCACCGGCGTGCCCGCCTGGGCGTTCTGGTCGCAGCCGCCCTCCGACGCCGTCGTTCGCACGACGGCCACCGCGATGGGCACGCCCCGCGGCGGGGTATCCGCCGTCGTGACTCTTCGGCTGGTGGGGCTGCCCGTCGCCGGACATCTGCACTTCACCATCACCGACCCGCCCGCCACCGGGCCGACGCCGCTGTCCTATCGCGTCACCCGCCTGAACGGCTCGACCGTCTGCACCATCGTGTCGCCGGCCACCAGCTGCGACGGTCCGACCACATTGATCCCGGACGTGCTCGGGGTCTACCGCGTGGTCGCCGTGCGCTATCAGTGGGAGTCGCGGCACCCCGCCTTCGTATCGGTGCTCAGCTCGATCTTCACCAACGGCCTCTCCGTCGGGCTGACCGCGGACGCCGGGGGTGCCGACGCCGAGGTGGGCGGCCCGATGAGCCTGGCGGTGCCCGGCACGCCGACGCTGATGGCAGCCGACGACACGGGCGTCGAGGACGACTCGGTCAGCAACGCCGCGGCCCCGCGCGTCACCGGCACCGCTGACCCGGACAGCACCGTGCGACTGACCGCCGGGAACACCGAGGTGGGCCGCGGTACGGCTGACGACAAGGGTCACTACAAGATCCCGGTCACCCTGGGCGACGGCGACCACGCGGTCATCGCGTCCACGGTTCAGGACGGGATCAGCAGCCCCGGCTCCGCGTCCTCCGACGTGGTGGTCGACCGCTCCGGGCCCGACCTGAAGGTCAAGGCCGTCGGCAGCGGGGACGACGCGAAGGTGACCGGCACCGTCGGACGCGACGCGGGCGACCAGCCCACGGTGACGATCCAGGCGGACAACGGTGCCGTCGTCGACGCGACGCCGACCGTGGACGCCGACGGATCGTTCGCGACCGCGATCAAGCTGAAGTCGGGGACGACCAAGGTTCGGGTCACCCAGCAGGACGAAGCCGGCAACCAGACCGTCCGCACGGTGTCCTTCGACGGTCCCGACCCGGCGCCGGCCAAGAACGATCCCCCGCCTCCCGCCACCGACGCGTCTGCGCCCAAGAAGGACGACGTCACGAAGGACTCGACGGGCTCGACCAACTCCGGTCAGGACGTGCCCGCCGCGACGTCCACAGGCGGCAAGGCCGAGGACGACCCCGCCCCGGCGCAGCCCGCCGATACCAGCTCCACCGGGAAGGACGCCGACTGA
- a CDS encoding nitroreductase family deazaflavin-dependent oxidoreductase: MGAGNAAKDKASKLAAGLHATVIRRSGGKIGQKFRGAPVLLLTTTGRKSGQSRTSPLLYLRDGDDIAVVASYGGDDRFPAWYHNLVANPEVSAEVDGKKVQLRASVADAATRARLWPELLTMYKTYESYQKKTDREIPVVLLSPR; this comes from the coding sequence ATGGGAGCCGGGAACGCCGCCAAGGACAAGGCCAGCAAGCTGGCCGCAGGCCTGCACGCCACCGTCATCCGCCGCTCCGGCGGCAAGATCGGGCAGAAGTTCCGGGGCGCCCCGGTGTTGCTGCTGACCACCACCGGTCGCAAATCCGGCCAGTCACGCACGTCGCCGCTGCTCTACCTGCGCGACGGCGACGACATCGCCGTGGTCGCCAGTTACGGCGGCGACGACCGCTTCCCGGCCTGGTACCACAACCTGGTCGCCAACCCCGAGGTGAGCGCCGAGGTGGACGGCAAGAAGGTGCAGCTGCGGGCTTCGGTTGCCGACGCAGCGACCCGAGCGCGGCTCTGGCCGGAACTGCTGACGATGTATAAGACCTACGAGAGCTACCAGAAGAAGACTGACCGGGAGATCCCCGTCGTGCTGCTCAGCCCGCGCTGA
- a CDS encoding LPXTG cell wall anchor domain-containing protein, which produces MATTASWLVAATAGAALVLTAAGTASAATQLHFGIAGAPTGTLYPGATGVIDLLLTNPNDVSLRLQDLTVTLSSIIPAVGAVGPCTAADFVIDQLPSNAGLILPPHSNQTLTALGVTNADLPRLTMLDSAQNQDGCKSAVVNLHYVGDALVGSGGGDGSDHAHDGDGHDHDGNHDHDHADGDGDSGPTHTGTLPSTGGSHVQDMTAAASALILFGTATVAVVRRRRHSS; this is translated from the coding sequence ATGGCCACCACCGCCTCCTGGCTCGTTGCGGCCACGGCCGGCGCCGCCCTGGTGCTGACCGCCGCGGGCACCGCGAGCGCCGCCACCCAGCTCCACTTCGGCATCGCCGGCGCGCCCACCGGCACGCTGTACCCGGGCGCCACCGGCGTCATCGACCTGCTGCTGACCAACCCGAACGACGTCTCGTTGCGGCTGCAGGATCTGACGGTGACGCTGAGCTCGATCATCCCCGCCGTCGGAGCCGTGGGGCCCTGCACCGCGGCCGACTTCGTGATCGACCAATTGCCGAGCAACGCCGGCCTGATCCTTCCGCCGCACTCGAACCAGACGCTGACGGCGCTGGGCGTCACCAACGCCGACCTACCGCGGCTGACCATGCTCGATTCGGCCCAGAACCAGGACGGCTGCAAGTCCGCCGTGGTCAACCTGCATTACGTCGGCGACGCTCTCGTCGGTAGCGGCGGGGGTGACGGGTCCGACCACGCCCACGACGGCGATGGTCACGACCACGATGGCAACCACGACCACGACCACGCGGACGGCGATGGCGATTCCGGCCCGACGCACACCGGCACCCTGCCGAGCACCGGCGGGTCCCACGTGCAGGACATGACCGCCGCCGCCTCGGCGCTGATCCTGTTCGGCACGGCCACCGTGGCGGTCGTCCGCCGGCGTCGGCACAGCAGCTGA
- a CDS encoding DHA2 family efflux MFS transporter permease subunit, with translation MSTATATASNRRWAVLAVMCLALLITGIDGTIVNVALPSFVRELGTTSTQLQWIEDGYTMVFAGFLLIAGNTGDRLGRKPCLIAGLVVFGVGSFACAQVHSPDALILMRAVQGFGAAFIMPATLSILTNVFTDAAERARAIAIWAGVSGLGVAIGPLAGGFLLQHFWWGSVFLVNVPVVAVTVLATIAVVPNSTEQESPPLDVVGTVLWTTGLVALLYGIIQGPSDGWGAPLIVASFLAAVLLLTAFVVWERRVPAPILEISFFANPRFTAASVAVTLVFFAMFGSLFFVSQFLQFVLGYSPLKSGVALLPVAGVLMLAAPTSAKLVARFGTKAVVSGGLVLVSVALLLFGRIHADSGYGFIAAVLCIIGVGMGFAMAPATDSIMGSLPPEKAGVGSAMNDTTREVGGALGVAVMGSVTTALYGDRLASSATFQQVDKANAAAADAARESVGAAAIVAGKLPAATAEAFTDAANRAFVHALSISVIVAAGVAFAGALVAFIWLPARPENLAEPELTVLIDGAAQRLDTPVRRNLAVATLGLLADAGMSSITYNGVAARSGVATTTLQRYWTSRIDAVTAAIQEVFDAHPIPDTGDLKSDLRAYLSDMGETISTPRGRQVIGALVAEVSRNPELEAAFRERVTGPRRAVLEARLRRESDRLAVPVEYAIDQLLGPVWFHSLMAGLPADRGLVDSVLFSVIRPAHHART, from the coding sequence GTGAGCACGGCGACCGCGACCGCGTCCAACCGCCGCTGGGCCGTGCTCGCCGTGATGTGCCTGGCGCTGCTGATCACGGGCATCGACGGGACGATCGTCAACGTCGCGCTGCCCTCGTTCGTACGCGAGCTGGGCACTACCTCGACCCAGCTGCAATGGATCGAGGACGGCTACACGATGGTGTTCGCCGGGTTCCTGCTCATCGCGGGCAACACCGGGGACCGGCTGGGCCGCAAGCCGTGCCTGATCGCCGGGCTGGTGGTCTTCGGCGTCGGATCATTCGCCTGCGCGCAGGTGCACAGCCCGGACGCGCTCATTCTCATGCGCGCGGTCCAGGGCTTCGGCGCGGCGTTCATCATGCCCGCCACGTTGTCGATTCTCACCAACGTCTTCACTGACGCTGCGGAGCGGGCCAGGGCCATCGCCATCTGGGCCGGGGTGTCCGGGCTGGGCGTGGCCATCGGGCCGTTGGCGGGCGGCTTCCTGCTGCAGCACTTCTGGTGGGGTTCGGTGTTTCTGGTCAACGTCCCGGTGGTGGCGGTGACCGTGCTCGCCACGATCGCCGTGGTGCCCAACTCGACCGAGCAGGAGTCGCCGCCGCTGGATGTGGTGGGCACCGTGTTGTGGACCACGGGCTTGGTCGCCCTGCTCTACGGGATCATCCAGGGCCCGAGCGACGGCTGGGGCGCCCCGCTGATCGTGGCCTCGTTCCTCGCCGCGGTGCTGCTGCTGACCGCCTTCGTGGTGTGGGAGCGGCGCGTCCCGGCGCCCATCCTGGAGATCTCCTTCTTCGCCAATCCGCGGTTCACCGCCGCCTCGGTCGCGGTGACCCTGGTGTTCTTCGCGATGTTCGGCTCGCTGTTCTTCGTCAGCCAGTTCCTGCAGTTCGTGCTCGGCTACAGCCCATTGAAGTCCGGGGTGGCGCTGCTGCCGGTGGCCGGGGTGCTCATGCTCGCCGCACCGACCAGCGCCAAGCTCGTCGCCCGGTTCGGCACCAAGGCGGTGGTGTCGGGCGGATTGGTGCTGGTCAGCGTCGCGCTGCTGCTGTTCGGCCGGATCCACGCGGACAGCGGCTACGGGTTCATCGCCGCGGTGCTGTGCATCATCGGGGTCGGCATGGGCTTCGCAATGGCCCCGGCCACCGACTCGATCATGGGCTCGCTGCCCCCGGAGAAGGCCGGGGTCGGGTCGGCGATGAACGACACCACCCGCGAGGTCGGCGGCGCTCTCGGCGTCGCGGTGATGGGGTCGGTGACCACCGCGCTGTACGGCGACCGGCTGGCCTCGTCCGCGACCTTCCAGCAGGTGGACAAGGCGAATGCGGCCGCGGCCGATGCCGCCCGGGAATCGGTGGGCGCGGCCGCCATCGTCGCCGGGAAGCTACCCGCGGCCACCGCGGAGGCGTTCACCGACGCGGCCAACCGGGCCTTCGTGCACGCGTTGTCGATCAGCGTGATCGTGGCGGCGGGGGTGGCGTTCGCCGGTGCGCTGGTGGCGTTCATTTGGCTGCCCGCGCGCCCGGAGAACCTCGCCGAGCCCGAGCTCACCGTGCTCATCGACGGCGCCGCGCAGCGGCTGGACACTCCGGTGCGCCGCAACCTGGCGGTGGCCACGTTGGGGTTGTTGGCCGACGCCGGCATGTCGTCGATCACCTACAACGGTGTCGCCGCGCGTTCCGGAGTGGCGACCACGACGTTGCAGCGGTACTGGACGTCGCGAATCGACGCGGTGACCGCGGCGATCCAAGAGGTGTTCGACGCGCACCCCATCCCCGACACCGGCGACCTGAAGTCCGACCTGCGTGCGTATCTCTCCGACATGGGCGAGACGATCTCCACGCCGCGTGGTCGGCAGGTCATCGGCGCGCTGGTCGCCGAGGTGTCCCGCAACCCGGAGCTGGAGGCGGCCTTCCGGGAGCGGGTGACCGGGCCGCGCCGCGCGGTGCTGGAGGCCCGGCTGCGGCGGGAGTCCGATCGACTGGCCGTCCCGGTGGAGTACGCCATCGACCAGCTCCTCGGGCCGGTGTGGTTCCACTCGCTGATGGCTGGCCTGCCCGCCGACCGGGGCCTGGTCGACTCGGTGCTGTTCTCCGTCATCCGCCCCGCGCACCACGCACGCACTTAG
- a CDS encoding DnaJ C-terminal domain-containing protein — protein sequence MSVVNWLERDRWSRPAWPGGPESLQKPLSARFERAAGELVLVVSIRPEEAEHGAMISVPAPGQNVRLRIPPGTSTGRLFRLPRSNAPAPDGFGDLLVRVEVSAG from the coding sequence ATGAGCGTCGTCAACTGGTTGGAGCGCGACCGCTGGAGTCGTCCGGCCTGGCCGGGCGGGCCCGAGTCGCTACAGAAGCCGCTGTCCGCGCGCTTCGAACGCGCCGCGGGCGAACTGGTCCTCGTCGTGTCCATCCGCCCCGAAGAGGCCGAGCACGGGGCGATGATCTCGGTGCCGGCGCCCGGTCAGAACGTGCGCCTGCGTATTCCGCCGGGCACCAGCACCGGTCGGCTGTTCCGGCTGCCGCGCAGCAACGCCCCGGCGCCGGATGGATTCGGCGATCTGCTGGTGCGCGTCGAGGTCAGCGCGGGCTGA